One window from the genome of Bdellovibrionales bacterium encodes:
- a CDS encoding prepilin-type N-terminal cleavage/methylation domain-containing protein: MKNNRGFSLTELCIAIALGGMVLLAFMDVMQYMRVMENRIRVKADSQTTQSLAERYMWMHLKNAAPSFNNLPMLDDTNQKFFDLNRDLAATSSSLGLTRKLTMNLTGGKTVFTALLSESTTAQVQNGYPEVIFLDPTKFYNISLGSSSNIPLNWDKFRNFINALNPNFLVKATQVLEVYIPSTMRNVGAATTVTPNSTSYFLRCTNVPGSSCSTEDFGGLVSFRNAQNNAIAITDFDNYLKTIPPAGGGIPPILARSVRLIRYELKPNTVMNYGNDAGDLYYSTWNGAAYSTPVLIADRIIQVVFARPNISDPTITIDVTPQTAQQRLGK; encoded by the coding sequence ATGAAAAATAACAGAGGGTTTTCTTTAACGGAGCTTTGTATAGCCATTGCCTTGGGAGGTATGGTCTTGCTCGCGTTTATGGACGTGATGCAATACATGCGAGTTATGGAAAATAGAATCCGTGTTAAAGCAGATTCTCAAACAACACAGTCATTAGCTGAGCGCTACATGTGGATGCATTTAAAAAATGCGGCTCCTTCATTCAATAATTTACCGATGCTAGACGATACCAATCAAAAGTTTTTCGATTTGAATCGTGATTTGGCTGCAACATCTAGTAGCCTGGGGCTGACTCGCAAATTAACCATGAATCTTACTGGTGGAAAAACTGTTTTCACAGCCCTTTTGAGCGAAAGTACGACAGCTCAAGTTCAGAATGGTTATCCAGAAGTCATTTTTTTAGACCCAACGAAATTCTATAATATTTCTCTAGGCTCATCTTCGAATATTCCTTTGAATTGGGATAAATTCAGAAATTTTATCAATGCGTTGAATCCGAATTTTTTAGTAAAGGCGACGCAGGTATTGGAAGTATACATTCCCTCTACAATGAGGAATGTCGGGGCTGCAACAACTGTAACTCCAAATTCTACTAGCTATTTTTTGAGATGTACGAATGTTCCTGGTTCTAGCTGTAGTACTGAGGATTTTGGCGGACTGGTTTCTTTTAGAAATGCACAGAATAATGCGATAGCAATTACAGATTTCGACAATTACTTGAAGACCATACCACCCGCAGGTGGCGGGATTCCGCCAATTTTAGCTCGCTCAGTTCGACTCATTCGTTATGAGTTAAAGCCAAACACAGTGATGAATTATGGTAATGACGCTGGAGATCTATATTATAGTACCTGGAATGGCGCAGCCTATAGTACTCCTGTGCTTATTGCAGACCGAATTATCCAAGTGGTTTTTGCTCGCCCTAATATCAGTGACCCTACAATAACAATTGATGTAACGCCGCAAACTGCGCAACAGCGCTTGGGGAAATAA
- a CDS encoding Bd3614 family nucleic acid deaminase, with product MVKLLQGLFDHHIDHSFFILRNRIFTTAPVTAMCHGMIKVVAKRVQGDVVAVDHGVPVPFAKVLVGDDALLASVRFLSAENQMPLEKIKALEQESKLAWVQKIAALNARGEILHDYDRDIACLLVDSTGEILAYGLNSNSKNKTLHAEVNMVQRYYREKGLKLPAGAKLYTTRKPCKMCAGMIHDWCENPAALEIYYLEDDKSSQNTVLDSVATWIRLDSL from the coding sequence GTGGTGAAACTCCTGCAGGGCTTGTTTGACCATCATATCGATCACTCGTTTTTTATCCTGCGAAACCGCATTTTTACGACGGCACCCGTAACGGCGATGTGCCACGGGATGATCAAAGTGGTGGCGAAGCGGGTGCAAGGTGATGTGGTGGCCGTGGATCATGGCGTGCCTGTTCCGTTTGCGAAGGTTTTGGTCGGTGACGACGCGCTTTTGGCCTCTGTTCGGTTTTTGAGTGCTGAGAACCAAATGCCGCTTGAGAAGATCAAGGCGCTCGAGCAGGAGTCCAAACTGGCGTGGGTGCAAAAGATTGCTGCACTTAATGCTCGCGGCGAGATTTTGCATGATTACGATCGCGACATTGCTTGCTTGCTTGTGGATAGCACTGGGGAAATCCTCGCTTACGGCTTAAACTCGAATTCAAAGAATAAAACTCTGCACGCTGAAGTAAATATGGTGCAGCGATATTATCGCGAAAAAGGTTTGAAGTTGCCGGCAGGGGCCAAGCTCTACACTACGCGAAAACCGTGCAAGATGTGTGCGGGCATGATTCACGATTGGTGTGAAAATCCGGCCGCACTGGAGATTTATTACCTCGAGGATGACAAGTCCTCCCAGAATACTGTGTTGGATTCCGTGGCAACATGGATTCGTCTGGACTCTCTTTAG
- a CDS encoding RDD family protein — translation MNYAIATTEYAGFWRRFGAIIIDGFFIAILGLLFKVIGLYSVGLDILLALLYTPFFEASELQATPGKALLDMRVVNMNGERITFKKAFIRYLVRIVSGLLLCFGFLMMLFTEKKQTLHDLAAETLVVRGDVKNVNFFQAWYHQVLAVLGMTDKVPENRSGGGSAGAPTSGPDSKPAPAAADLAGLYELFQKGILTEAEYNQKREELLRKL, via the coding sequence ATGAATTACGCAATCGCAACGACTGAGTACGCAGGTTTCTGGAGACGCTTCGGCGCCATCATCATCGATGGTTTTTTTATCGCCATCTTGGGCTTGCTTTTCAAAGTGATCGGTTTGTACTCCGTGGGTTTGGATATTTTGCTGGCGCTTTTGTACACTCCGTTTTTTGAAGCTTCAGAATTGCAAGCAACTCCCGGCAAAGCTTTGCTCGACATGCGTGTTGTAAATATGAATGGCGAACGCATTACTTTCAAAAAAGCTTTCATTCGTTATTTGGTTCGCATTGTGAGTGGTTTGCTTTTGTGTTTTGGTTTTTTGATGATGCTTTTCACAGAGAAAAAGCAGACGTTGCATGATTTGGCTGCGGAAACCCTCGTGGTTCGCGGCGATGTGAAGAACGTTAATTTTTTCCAAGCATGGTATCACCAAGTTTTGGCGGTGCTTGGTATGACTGATAAAGTCCCCGAAAACCGCTCTGGTGGTGGATCTGCGGGCGCTCCAACTTCTGGACCAGACTCCAAACCCGCTCCAGCAGCGGCGGACCTGGCAGGGCTTTATGAGCTGTTTCAAAAAGGCATCCTCACAGAGGCAGAATACAATCAGAAGCGTGAAGAGCTGTTGCGCAAGCTTTAG
- a CDS encoding PQQ-binding-like beta-propeller repeat protein, giving the protein MTFGLLAKGKLFFQENREEIQNSPVLRKYGFLLSLIHFFTFSYWFFVGEVYNYISKATPGVCQPFLQFCESYRFGNPILWRWILVFYFIIGAIGSVLWLRKSISLAYSYSYFVLLFKIFIYVQDYRLMGNFHYIHFIFILLFLLVPRKIQLIPISIVLIYLGAGLLKLNSEWISGSALYGDIGPLKWIPIQMATIYVIVLELGFSSLLLSRHRFWQKFALFQFFVFHIYSIQIVGLFYPAVMFCILSIFILMSKEHADMPSIISVWRYKPHRTLSLLFILAQIYPLILPGKSALTGEGRLVSLNMFDARAVCRHTFVVDRGMGHYVQMQLNLESFGTRIRCEPYVYLEFARRLCEDYQKNNDFAVVDIHMQSRLSSEQNFQPIVDINDVCKKEPHFNPFWANSWIKKSVESEVEISPWKYQESKLDPNNSPAMYRENPQRTGVVETKELIHPMSRPIWRKPNWNDSRHSASKSSPISDGKMIYAGSDQGFFSAMDLTGREVWRWVMSANRGVHGTAMIVGESVFWGDYDGILYSANKGNGKPNWLLPLGQTIGSSPLYSNGAIFVSVETFSPPDGFVTKIDAKTGKMLWKSSMLGEQAHSSPALSEDGSLIFVGSNNGYINAIDSLTGKIVWKYATGLAVKGTPMVVGDSVTFCSWDKNIYKLKASTGDLLWNSPLEGSCQSSPTWSKKEDAVYISTSSGRTVAFNFSNGREMWRHQGSGVFFSSPVLLVKDGVKPEEELVAGCFERELCIFNSKKGDILRRINLGDRLSSVPWFENGEMTYSLDTSGGLVQWK; this is encoded by the coding sequence TTGACGTTTGGTTTGCTAGCAAAAGGTAAACTCTTTTTCCAAGAAAATAGAGAGGAAATCCAAAATTCGCCAGTTTTGCGAAAATACGGATTTCTTCTATCGCTTATTCATTTTTTTACTTTTTCTTACTGGTTCTTTGTTGGTGAAGTCTATAATTACATTAGCAAGGCGACTCCGGGAGTTTGCCAGCCTTTTTTACAATTTTGTGAGAGCTATCGATTTGGTAATCCGATTCTTTGGCGTTGGATTCTTGTCTTTTATTTTATTATAGGCGCTATTGGCTCGGTCCTTTGGCTACGCAAATCTATTTCTCTAGCGTACTCCTACTCTTATTTTGTACTGCTTTTTAAAATTTTCATCTATGTCCAAGATTACCGTCTGATGGGTAATTTTCACTATATACATTTTATTTTTATTCTCTTATTTCTCTTAGTTCCAAGAAAGATACAGCTGATTCCTATTTCAATTGTCCTAATCTATTTAGGTGCTGGTCTGCTAAAATTAAATAGTGAGTGGATTTCGGGAAGTGCGTTATATGGCGATATTGGCCCTTTGAAATGGATACCAATTCAAATGGCTACTATCTATGTTATTGTTTTGGAGCTAGGTTTTTCCTCTCTATTGTTAAGCCGTCACCGTTTTTGGCAGAAATTTGCGCTATTTCAGTTTTTTGTCTTTCATATTTACTCGATACAAATCGTGGGGCTTTTTTATCCTGCAGTGATGTTTTGCATTTTGAGTATCTTCATTTTGATGTCTAAAGAACACGCGGACATGCCAAGCATTATAAGTGTATGGCGTTACAAGCCTCACCGAACTCTCTCGTTGCTTTTCATTTTAGCGCAGATTTATCCACTCATTTTACCTGGAAAGTCAGCTCTTACTGGCGAAGGTCGACTTGTCTCACTCAATATGTTTGATGCGCGGGCGGTTTGCCGGCACACCTTTGTGGTCGACCGAGGCATGGGACATTATGTTCAGATGCAGTTGAATCTTGAGAGTTTTGGTACGCGTATACGCTGCGAGCCCTATGTGTATCTAGAATTCGCGCGGCGCTTGTGCGAGGACTACCAGAAGAATAACGATTTTGCTGTAGTGGATATTCACATGCAGTCAAGATTGAGTAGTGAACAAAATTTCCAACCCATCGTTGATATAAATGATGTTTGTAAGAAAGAACCTCATTTTAATCCGTTTTGGGCAAATTCTTGGATTAAGAAGAGCGTTGAAAGTGAAGTAGAGATTTCGCCTTGGAAATATCAAGAATCAAAATTAGATCCTAATAATTCCCCGGCAATGTATCGTGAAAATCCACAAAGGACGGGTGTTGTAGAGACAAAAGAACTTATTCACCCGATGAGTAGGCCGATTTGGAGAAAACCAAATTGGAATGACTCTCGTCATAGCGCTAGTAAGAGCTCACCGATATCTGACGGTAAAATGATCTATGCCGGGTCTGACCAAGGATTCTTTTCGGCAATGGATTTGACAGGCCGTGAAGTTTGGCGCTGGGTAATGTCAGCTAACCGAGGAGTCCATGGAACTGCCATGATAGTCGGCGAATCAGTATTTTGGGGTGACTATGATGGAATTTTGTACTCCGCAAATAAGGGCAATGGAAAACCAAATTGGCTTTTGCCATTGGGACAAACAATCGGTTCTTCGCCACTCTATAGTAATGGCGCTATTTTTGTTTCTGTAGAGACATTCTCTCCTCCAGATGGATTTGTGACGAAGATTGATGCGAAGACGGGAAAAATGCTGTGGAAAAGTTCGATGTTAGGAGAGCAGGCGCATTCTTCTCCGGCTTTATCGGAAGATGGAAGTTTGATTTTTGTAGGAAGCAATAATGGATATATAAATGCCATAGACTCTTTAACTGGAAAAATCGTTTGGAAATATGCAACGGGTCTTGCCGTTAAAGGAACACCCATGGTTGTTGGAGATTCAGTTACTTTTTGTTCATGGGACAAAAATATTTATAAGCTAAAGGCCTCAACTGGAGACCTTTTGTGGAATTCCCCGTTAGAGGGATCCTGTCAAAGCTCTCCTACGTGGTCTAAGAAAGAAGATGCTGTGTATATTAGTACATCTTCAGGCAGAACTGTTGCATTTAATTTTTCTAACGGGAGAGAAATGTGGCGGCATCAGGGGAGCGGAGTTTTTTTCTCCAGTCCTGTGTTATTAGTTAAAGATGGAGTTAAGCCTGAGGAAGAGCTGGTTGCCGGCTGCTTTGAGCGGGAGCTTTGCATTTTCAATTCAAAAAAAGGCGATATTTTACGACGAATTAATCTTGGTGATCGCCTAAGCTCTGTCCCTTGGTTCGAAAATGGGGAAATGACTTATTCGTTAGATACTTCAGGGGGACTTGTTCAATGGAAATAA